In Ignavibacteria bacterium, the sequence GAAAACATCCCCAGTCTTTAAACCCTTTGAAGCCATGGCAGAAGATAAGTAGCGGCATCTTTTTATCCGGCATTTTTGAATAACGGAAATCCATGTTGATGGTATTCCCGTCCTTATTCTTAATCTTTATGTTCCTGTACATATGCTACTTGGCTTTTTTCTTACCCTCTTCATAAATACGCTGATGAGCGGGGTCGAGTTGTGCAAGCTTGTCGTATATACCTTTGTCTCCATAATTCAGGAATGAATCAGAAATTTCCTGTGCTTTTGTCTCAAGAAAATAATCAACACTGTAAGCTCTCACTTCCTTCTTCTTAATCTTGGATATTTTTTCCACTGCATTATAGATATAAGCGTATGCATTCCTTGAAAGTCCTAAAGAGTCAATCCCAAGCCAGTGATATTCATAGAATCCGTTCCTGAAATCATCAAACCTTGGATTCATGAGTTCTTGTACCATAACGAGCCTCGATGGTTTCGAACCGCCACCGGTTTCTGTCCATCCCGTTCTGTCAACCATAGGCTTATTGCAAATATCCATCGCTTTCTGGAAGTATATGCTCCTGTTCATCGGATGGTCTTTCGGAAAGAATGAGTCCTGGTCATAACCAAGCATCATGTATGCATAATAATCAAAGAAACTTATGAATGGGTCAAAACGAAACTCATTCTTAATAAACTGAATCGAACGATTATAATTAAACTTGAATCTCTCGTCTATGTACTTGAATAATGTCGTGTATCTCGGATTTTGTCTCTTGTCCTGAGTATCAATTATCCTCTGACTTACAAAAAGAACCTGTGCGTCATACTGGTCTATCCCGTTCGTACCCTTAAAGGTAATCTGTATTGCACCTTTAATCTTATACAATTCTGCACCCGGCTTATTCTGTTCGTTAAAGATGGCATTATCGTAAAATTTGTTCTTATTAAGGTAATCTTCTAATTGCTGCTTCATGTCCTTGACCTTGTCCTTTGCATCGGGGGGCAAAGCGTCAACATTTAGCGTAACTGTTATATCAAAATCCTGAGCCTTTAAAAATCCCCCAAATCCCGTCCATAACACACAAAACAAAAGATATACAAATAGTTTTTTAAACATTAAATCCTTTATTAATTTCTAATTAAATTTTGAATTCTTATTTTAATAATCAATACCAATGAAACGCTTTATTTTACCAATATTATTCCTATGTGCTTCTTATTTACAGGCGCAATTTGAAAACACTGATGTAGGTGCCAGACCGTCTGCAATGGCAGGAGTGTTTACTTCAATATCCAATAATTCTCTCGCTGTTTTTTATAATCCATCGGGACTCGGACAGATGAAATACAGAGAGTTTGCTGTATATTACAGTCCTGCTCCTTATGGATTAACAGACCTTTCAACCGCTGCTGTCACTTATGCCGAACCGACTAAATTCGGTACAATAGGGGCTGCATTTAAAACTTACGGCTTTGATTTGTACAGGGAAAATAATTTCATAGTATCATACGGCAACAGCTATAAAGACAGAATATACTACGGGGCAAATCTGAACCTGTACAACCTTCACATTCAAAACTATAACAACGCAACCGCATTCGGTTTAGATATCGGTGCATTGGTATATATTGCAAAATTTCTTCAGTTCGGGTTTTTTGGAAAGAATATAACCGGTACAAAAATTGGTGAATCTAAAGAAAAGATAGCTCAGGTGTACAGAACAGGATTGATGTACCAGCCGGAAGATTTCTTCAGAATAGCCGCAGAAGCAGAAAAAGACGTTCGGTACCCGCTTTCTATTCGGGGAGGAATAGAGTATAATATAATTGAGTTTATCGACCTGCGGTTTGGAGTCGGAAGCGAACCTACTCTTTTTTCCGCGGGAGTCGGAATTAATTATAACATGTTTTCTTTCGACTATGGATTCACAAAGTCAGAAGACCTGGGCTTCACTCACCTCGGAACAGTTTCTTTTAATTTCGGTGGTGCGAAAGGGAGAAAAGAATCACGAGAAAGATTAAAGAAAGCTTTAGA encodes:
- a CDS encoding DUF4835 family protein, whose protein sequence is MFKKLFVYLLFCVLWTGFGGFLKAQDFDITVTLNVDALPPDAKDKVKDMKQQLEDYLNKNKFYDNAIFNEQNKPGAELYKIKGAIQITFKGTNGIDQYDAQVLFVSQRIIDTQDKRQNPRYTTLFKYIDERFKFNYNRSIQFIKNEFRFDPFISFFDYYAYMMLGYDQDSFFPKDHPMNRSIYFQKAMDICNKPMVDRTGWTETGGGSKPSRLVMVQELMNPRFDDFRNGFYEYHWLGIDSLGLSRNAYAYIYNAVEKISKIKKKEVRAYSVDYFLETKAQEISDSFLNYGDKGIYDKLAQLDPAHQRIYEEGKKKAK